Proteins encoded by one window of Thermobaculum terrenum ATCC BAA-798:
- a CDS encoding PEGA domain-containing protein, translating to MNTTFRIFTLITIISLISACRMPFQGSGQDLSTPTHQPARATLEISSTPAKAEIKVNGKDSGRTPNTLHLSPGTYKVTVSLSGYKESQQEVQLGEGDRVSLDIKLIALNGALNINSKPNGASVQVDSKQVGDTPISKLSVTPGKHSITIRKDHYKECKKIVDVSPGQTIDVSCNLAAVKPILLIDVPNKNVVVFVDKHKVGSGDQKLELEVGKHTISAKREGYFEATKDISLSPGDIKKITLSLKPKPGTIAITTSQKGVKVFIDRKFRGFAPITIKNLEPGNHWVRLNKRYYETFRKKYKVAPGSTIKVKATLEQIESAPPPRRPLAVMIENHPDARPQSGLAYADVVLEAPAEFGISRFIAFFITRESPVVGPVRSARKYFVLWAKEFNPIYIHAGGAPGAAGLADQIGLVRTNALWDGRAFYRTQDRVAPHNLYTSTSALRRYEKMVGRSLKGGTWGGLLFKDQSIKQPGRRAEYINIRFNDWYYVEWRWDPKTNTYLRWMQGEPAIERITGEQIRASTVIVRVHQIHRIPGDDKAREDVQVFGSGPAYIFQDGTVQKATWKKTSTKQPTIYLDKDGKQVKVNKGAVWIQAIPQYGSLDWR from the coding sequence GTGAACACAACATTTAGAATATTCACTCTGATCACGATAATAAGTCTTATATCCGCATGTAGAATGCCTTTCCAGGGCAGTGGACAAGACTTGAGCACTCCAACACATCAACCAGCAAGGGCAACGCTAGAGATATCCAGCACACCAGCAAAAGCAGAAATAAAAGTCAACGGAAAAGATTCAGGTAGAACACCCAATACACTTCATCTCTCGCCAGGTACGTACAAGGTGACTGTTTCGCTCTCGGGCTACAAAGAATCTCAACAGGAAGTACAGTTGGGTGAGGGGGATAGAGTAAGCTTAGACATTAAGCTTATTGCCCTCAACGGCGCGCTTAATATCAACTCGAAACCAAACGGAGCATCGGTGCAGGTCGATAGCAAACAGGTTGGTGATACGCCAATTAGCAAGCTAAGTGTAACCCCGGGCAAACATAGCATAACAATTCGAAAGGATCACTATAAGGAATGTAAAAAGATAGTAGATGTATCGCCGGGGCAAACAATAGATGTTAGTTGTAACTTGGCTGCTGTAAAACCCATCTTGCTAATAGACGTCCCAAACAAGAATGTAGTCGTTTTTGTGGACAAACATAAGGTGGGATCAGGAGATCAAAAGCTCGAACTAGAAGTTGGTAAGCACACTATCTCTGCTAAGAGGGAAGGGTATTTCGAGGCAACTAAAGATATATCCCTTAGTCCTGGAGACATTAAAAAGATAACCCTTAGCCTCAAACCTAAGCCAGGCACTATTGCTATTACTACTTCCCAAAAGGGGGTAAAGGTCTTTATAGACCGAAAATTTAGAGGATTTGCACCAATTACGATCAAGAACCTTGAGCCTGGAAACCATTGGGTAAGGCTTAACAAGCGTTACTACGAAACCTTCCGCAAGAAATACAAAGTAGCTCCTGGTAGCACAATAAAAGTAAAAGCTACTCTCGAACAGATAGAATCCGCTCCACCTCCCCGTAGACCTCTAGCAGTCATGATAGAGAACCATCCGGATGCTAGACCACAATCAGGTCTAGCATATGCAGATGTGGTACTGGAAGCACCTGCAGAATTTGGGATATCTAGATTCATAGCATTCTTTATCACAAGGGAGTCACCAGTAGTAGGTCCTGTGCGGAGCGCAAGGAAGTATTTCGTTCTTTGGGCCAAGGAGTTCAACCCGATATACATACATGCAGGTGGTGCTCCAGGTGCAGCAGGACTTGCGGATCAGATAGGACTGGTCAGAACAAACGCCCTTTGGGACGGTCGAGCTTTTTATAGAACTCAAGACAGAGTAGCCCCTCACAACTTGTATACCAGCACATCAGCACTGCGTAGATATGAAAAGATGGTCGGTCGAAGTCTCAAAGGAGGTACTTGGGGAGGCTTGCTCTTCAAAGACCAAAGCATAAAGCAGCCGGGCAGAAGAGCTGAATACATAAATATACGCTTCAACGATTGGTACTATGTGGAATGGCGTTGGGACCCTAAAACCAACACTTATCTAAGATGGATGCAAGGTGAGCCCGCAATAGAGAGAATTACTGGTGAACAAATAAGGGCTTCAACTGTGATAGTAAGAGTACATCAGATACATCGCATACCTGGAGATGACAAAGCCAGAGAAGATGTACAAGTATTCGGGAGCGGTCCTGCTTACATCTTCCAAGATGGTACCGTCCAGAAGGCGACGTGGAAGAAGACTAGCACCAAGCAGCCAACGATCTATCTTGATAAAGATGGAAAGCAAGTAAAAGTGAATAAAGGCGCCGTATGGATACAGGCTATCCCACAATACGGCAGTCTAGATTGGAGATAG
- the aroQ gene encoding type II 3-dehydroquinate dehydratase, with protein sequence MRILLIHGPNLNMLGQRQPEIYGRVSMKKINELCRQKAEELGCELVIMQSNHEGFIIDFLQENFGNCDGIIINPGALTHYGLALRDALESMRVPIVEVHLSNVYAREEWRHKSVIAPIVLGQITGFGYRGYTAALQLLYDHLLDR encoded by the coding sequence GTGAGAATATTGCTTATACATGGCCCCAATCTGAATATGCTTGGTCAAAGGCAGCCAGAGATATACGGCCGTGTTAGCATGAAAAAGATCAATGAGCTATGTCGCCAAAAGGCTGAAGAGCTAGGATGCGAACTGGTTATAATGCAGAGTAATCATGAAGGCTTCATAATAGATTTCCTCCAGGAGAATTTCGGTAACTGTGACGGGATCATAATAAATCCTGGGGCTCTAACGCACTACGGACTAGCACTCAGGGATGCTTTAGAATCCATGAGGGTACCAATAGTCGAGGTACACTTATCAAACGTCTACGCGCGCGAGGAGTGGCGACACAAGTCGGTCATAGCACCTATAGTCTTGGGCCAAATAACTGGATTTGGATATCGAGGATACACAGCAGCACTTCAACTTCTATATGATCACCTGTTAGATAGATAA
- a CDS encoding tagatose 1,6-diphosphate aldolase: MAQTTATKVRMTRGKFEGLNKIADEKGIIAAAAMDQRGSLKKALAKAKGGDVSDQELSEFKALVSEILTPYASAILLDPEYGLEAAKRRASGKGLLLAYEKSGYDTTTKGRLPDLLPEWSVRRLVEAGADAIKILMYYDPDDDPKINTIKHAFIERVGAECRALDVPFFLEPVCYSDEIGDEKSFEFAKVKPSKVKKYMAEFSQDRYGVDVLKVEVPVNMKYVEGVKANTTGEVAYTREEAIEHFREAASLSKVPFIYLSAGVSDEVFRETLALANEAGVPYSGVLCGRATWQDGIPAYAQGGADALRSWLSDQGVKNIQALNEVIYQGARPWWERYGGLDNIEVVDLPETFR; this comes from the coding sequence ATGGCTCAAACCACAGCTACCAAGGTGCGCATGACCAGGGGCAAGTTCGAAGGTCTAAACAAAATTGCGGACGAGAAGGGAATAATAGCTGCCGCAGCCATGGACCAGAGAGGTTCCCTCAAGAAGGCTCTTGCTAAAGCCAAGGGGGGCGATGTCTCCGACCAGGAGTTATCAGAGTTCAAAGCTCTAGTCTCCGAGATACTAACTCCTTATGCCTCGGCTATACTCCTTGATCCGGAATACGGTCTAGAAGCAGCAAAGAGAAGGGCAAGCGGCAAAGGATTGCTATTGGCGTACGAAAAGTCAGGATATGATACTACTACAAAAGGTAGGCTTCCGGACCTGCTTCCTGAATGGTCGGTACGTAGGTTAGTGGAAGCCGGGGCAGACGCTATAAAGATACTTATGTACTACGATCCGGACGACGATCCAAAGATCAATACCATTAAGCATGCATTCATAGAGAGGGTAGGTGCAGAATGCAGGGCTCTGGACGTGCCTTTCTTCCTAGAGCCCGTATGCTACAGTGACGAAATTGGTGATGAGAAGAGCTTCGAGTTCGCCAAGGTCAAGCCCTCGAAAGTAAAGAAGTATATGGCTGAATTCTCACAAGACAGGTACGGTGTGGACGTACTCAAAGTAGAAGTACCTGTCAATATGAAATATGTAGAAGGTGTGAAGGCTAACACCACCGGCGAGGTTGCTTATACGCGGGAAGAGGCCATCGAGCACTTTAGAGAGGCTGCATCTCTCTCTAAAGTACCGTTCATATATCTGAGTGCTGGAGTCAGTGATGAGGTATTTAGAGAAACTCTAGCTCTAGCTAACGAGGCTGGCGTGCCTTACTCCGGAGTATTGTGCGGTAGAGCTACATGGCAGGACGGGATACCAGCCTACGCCCAGGGCGGGGCAGATGCTCTGAGAAGCTGGTTGAGTGACCAAGGAGTAAAGAACATACAGGCCTTGAACGAGGTTATATATCAAGGTGCTCGTCCCTGGTGGGAGAGATATGGTGGACTGGACAACATAGAAGTTGTAGATCTACCTGAGACGTTTAGATAA
- the hisS gene encoding histidine--tRNA ligase — MSDRLNPQRLRGFRDFLPESMALRKYVIRTFEEIFERYGFLPLETPSLEYAETFEGKSSTEAETLMYKFVDAGGRRVGLRYDLTVPLARVVGMHPDLPMPFKRYHIAPVWRAERPQKGRYREFWQCDVDIVGSDEPAADAEILAIISDCLSAVGFKEYRVLINHRKILSAMARVAGASPEQAVHVYRAIDRLSKVGADGVRQELIQLGLSPDSSDRLIALINIEGDADTVLSHLERLLEDQPEGIQAINELRSILNLLSNYNVNMNSYLIQPSLARGLDYYTGAVFETVVDEPKVGSVTGGGRYDELVGIFAGKKIPTVGTSLGLERIIDVLEELGLMTPPRVSADVFVTVFDTSCIASSIQIAANLRRKGIKTELYLGKPGSLRKQLTYASRLGIPWVIIAGPDELANNEVTLRDMQSGEQKRLPLHELPEHIKSLWS; from the coding sequence TTGTCGGATCGACTAAACCCCCAGCGCTTGAGAGGTTTCAGAGATTTCCTGCCGGAGTCCATGGCTCTAAGGAAATACGTTATACGCACCTTTGAGGAGATTTTTGAAAGGTATGGTTTCCTCCCCCTAGAAACACCTTCCCTTGAATATGCGGAGACATTTGAGGGGAAGAGTAGTACTGAAGCTGAGACTCTCATGTATAAGTTCGTGGATGCTGGAGGTAGAAGGGTCGGCCTGAGGTATGATCTAACTGTTCCGCTTGCTAGGGTTGTTGGGATGCACCCAGATCTTCCTATGCCTTTCAAGCGCTATCATATTGCTCCAGTGTGGAGGGCAGAAAGACCTCAGAAGGGAAGATATCGCGAGTTTTGGCAGTGTGATGTGGATATAGTGGGCTCAGATGAACCAGCTGCTGATGCTGAGATACTGGCTATTATCTCTGATTGCCTAAGTGCAGTAGGTTTTAAAGAGTACCGAGTTCTAATCAATCACCGCAAGATACTCTCTGCGATGGCCAGGGTTGCTGGTGCCAGTCCCGAACAGGCTGTCCATGTATATAGAGCAATAGATAGGCTATCAAAGGTAGGCGCCGATGGAGTTAGACAGGAGCTAATACAACTTGGTTTGTCTCCTGACTCTTCCGATAGGCTTATAGCTCTTATAAACATCGAGGGAGATGCGGATACAGTGCTGTCTCATCTTGAGCGACTCCTTGAGGACCAGCCTGAGGGCATACAAGCAATCAACGAACTTAGGTCTATACTCAACCTCCTTTCTAACTATAACGTGAATATGAATTCCTATCTGATTCAACCATCCCTGGCACGAGGTCTAGATTACTATACTGGTGCCGTTTTCGAGACGGTAGTTGATGAGCCCAAAGTGGGATCTGTAACTGGGGGAGGCAGATATGACGAGCTTGTTGGTATATTCGCGGGCAAGAAAATCCCCACAGTCGGTACAAGCTTGGGGCTAGAGCGTATTATAGATGTACTTGAGGAATTAGGACTAATGACTCCACCTCGGGTGTCAGCTGATGTGTTTGTGACCGTGTTTGATACCAGTTGTATTGCCAGCTCCATTCAGATAGCAGCTAACCTGAGGAGAAAAGGGATAAAGACGGAGCTATATCTTGGTAAACCTGGTTCACTTAGGAAGCAGCTAACTTATGCATCGCGACTCGGCATTCCTTGGGTAATCATAGCTGGACCTGATGAGCTAGCCAACAACGAGGTTACGCTGCGAGATATGCAGAGCGGCGAGCAAAAAAGGTTACCTTTACACGAACTTCCTGAGCATATAAAGAGTCTTTGGAGCTAG
- a CDS encoding AI-2E family transporter, translating into MSAKQVFINTLVVLLTLAGAYLVIRLLDIIVLFVIAIIFASAISPAVAFLNRKLPLGISIAIVYLGIILVFAGILSLIIPTAVRQGMALVESGPDMVRAVERQIIELQQRFNIPVENLSGDLQEYYRRLISSAPRLAAGILNVTLSFISGLGAFVAILVMAFYWLLERRGVQSTWVGLASPSSRPEIRHIIDEIEAKIGAYARGQITLGLIVGIASFIGLTILGINYAAILALIAGISELIPIVGPIVGAIPAVLIALSQSPKQAILVVLLYVIIQQMENHLLVPKIMQRSVGLSPLTVLFVVLAGGSLMGIIGVLLAVPVASAIQVILSHTLLRREETDTLYRENEKLETPSG; encoded by the coding sequence ATGAGTGCCAAGCAAGTATTTATCAACACCCTAGTAGTTCTTTTAACTTTAGCTGGGGCATACCTGGTTATAAGGTTGCTTGACATAATTGTGCTGTTCGTGATAGCTATAATATTCGCCTCGGCGATTTCCCCTGCTGTCGCCTTCCTAAATAGGAAATTGCCTCTAGGAATTTCCATAGCCATAGTCTATCTAGGAATTATCCTAGTTTTTGCTGGGATACTTTCCTTGATAATTCCTACTGCTGTTAGGCAAGGAATGGCGCTAGTTGAGTCTGGCCCGGATATGGTGCGGGCTGTCGAAAGACAGATCATAGAACTACAGCAGAGGTTCAATATACCGGTAGAGAATCTATCTGGCGATCTTCAGGAGTATTATAGGAGGCTTATATCCTCTGCTCCTAGGTTGGCTGCGGGTATATTGAACGTAACTCTGAGCTTCATTAGTGGTCTAGGTGCTTTTGTGGCTATATTGGTGATGGCATTCTACTGGTTGCTTGAAAGAAGGGGAGTGCAAAGTACCTGGGTAGGCCTCGCTTCTCCAAGCAGTAGGCCTGAGATAAGGCATATCATTGATGAGATAGAAGCTAAAATAGGAGCCTATGCACGAGGGCAGATAACGCTTGGGCTTATAGTAGGAATTGCTTCTTTTATAGGTTTGACGATCCTGGGTATTAATTACGCCGCCATATTGGCTCTTATAGCTGGTATATCAGAGCTTATACCCATAGTAGGCCCCATAGTCGGAGCGATACCAGCGGTCCTAATAGCTCTGTCGCAGTCACCTAAGCAGGCCATATTAGTGGTCTTACTTTATGTAATAATTCAGCAGATGGAAAACCACCTGCTTGTTCCTAAGATCATGCAGAGGTCTGTTGGGCTAAGTCCTCTTACAGTGCTCTTCGTAGTGTTAGCGGGTGGATCACTGATGGGGATAATAGGAGTGTTGTTGGCTGTGCCTGTTGCCTCTGCTATACAGGTGATACTCTCGCATACCTTGCTCCGTCGAGAAGAGACAGATACCCTGTACAGGGAGAATGAAAAGTTAGAGACACCTAGCGGCTAG
- a CDS encoding aldehyde dehydrogenase family protein, whose translation MATQQVEKRTESKYIMGEFPIYLAGNWVTTSSQLEVTYPYDGSVVAYTYQAGKQELDKAITKAQEAFYQLSSMPSFQRANILQHVASRLRENKEDIARTITLEAGKPIKDSRVEVDRAILTFTLAAEEAKRIHGEVVPLDLLPSGSNKMGIVRRFPIGPVAAISPFNFPLNLAAHKVAPAIAVGNPVVLKPPSKTPITWLKVARFFEETDLPEGALSVLPMDRNTGDLLVSDERIKLLTFTGSDVVGWELKKKAGKKNVILELGGNAGVVVDKDADIEHASRRLAYGSFAYAGQICISVQRIFVHKDIYEDLKAALVEQTGKLKVGDPLQEDTDVSPLIDNRALDRVESWVQEAVQKGAKVVTGGKRDGNIFEPTILENVPEDARVCSQEAFAPVVIISPVENFEDGLRAINRSRFGLQAGVFTNDISKATLAFNALEVGGVVVNDVPTFRVDNMPYGGVKDSGLGREGIRYAIEHMTEYKIMILPYDNRDLGA comes from the coding sequence ATGGCTACGCAACAGGTAGAAAAAAGGACCGAGTCAAAATACATAATGGGGGAATTCCCAATATACCTTGCCGGGAATTGGGTAACCACCTCCAGTCAGCTAGAAGTAACTTATCCATATGATGGCTCGGTGGTGGCTTATACCTATCAAGCCGGGAAGCAAGAGCTCGACAAGGCAATAACTAAAGCACAGGAGGCTTTTTACCAGCTCTCTTCTATGCCGAGCTTCCAAAGAGCCAATATCTTACAACACGTCGCATCCCGCCTCCGTGAGAATAAAGAAGATATAGCACGCACCATTACACTAGAAGCTGGGAAACCGATAAAGGATTCGAGGGTGGAGGTAGATAGGGCGATTCTTACCTTCACCCTCGCTGCAGAAGAGGCCAAGAGGATTCACGGGGAAGTAGTACCCCTTGATCTATTACCCTCTGGCTCAAACAAGATGGGTATAGTGAGAAGATTCCCCATAGGACCTGTAGCTGCCATCTCACCTTTCAACTTCCCATTAAACTTGGCAGCTCATAAGGTAGCACCGGCTATCGCTGTAGGGAATCCCGTAGTTCTCAAGCCGCCTAGCAAGACACCTATCACCTGGCTAAAGGTAGCTAGGTTCTTCGAGGAAACAGATCTGCCAGAAGGTGCACTTAGTGTGCTGCCTATGGATAGAAATACCGGAGATCTTCTTGTCTCGGATGAGAGGATAAAGCTCCTCACATTTACAGGCTCGGACGTGGTTGGTTGGGAGCTAAAAAAGAAGGCAGGTAAAAAGAACGTTATTCTAGAGCTTGGAGGCAACGCAGGCGTAGTGGTGGACAAGGACGCAGACATAGAGCATGCCTCTAGGAGACTAGCTTACGGATCTTTTGCATATGCAGGACAAATCTGCATCAGCGTACAAAGGATATTCGTACATAAAGACATCTACGAAGATCTTAAAGCAGCACTAGTAGAGCAAACAGGCAAACTCAAGGTAGGCGATCCTCTTCAAGAAGACACCGACGTATCTCCTCTTATAGATAATAGAGCCTTGGATAGGGTAGAGAGCTGGGTACAAGAGGCCGTACAGAAAGGAGCTAAGGTCGTTACTGGCGGCAAGAGAGACGGCAACATATTTGAACCCACAATACTCGAGAACGTCCCTGAGGATGCTAGGGTTTGTTCCCAGGAAGCTTTCGCTCCTGTAGTAATCATCTCACCAGTAGAAAATTTTGAGGACGGGTTGAGAGCTATAAACAGATCCAGATTCGGCCTTCAGGCAGGTGTCTTCACCAATGATATAAGTAAAGCTACACTAGCTTTTAACGCACTAGAGGTTGGTGGAGTAGTCGTAAACGACGTACCTACTTTCAGAGTAGACAATATGCCTTATGGCGGTGTAAAAGACTCTGGATTGGGTCGAGAAGGCATACGCTATGCGATAGAGCATATGACAGAGTACAAGATCATGATACTTCCCTATGACAATAGGGACTTGGGAGCTTAG
- a CDS encoding ThuA domain-containing protein, which produces MSDPIRVTVWNEFRHEKTHPRVKEIYPDGIHNVIAGFLKQQGFEVRTATLDEPDHGLDDSKLDSTDVLIWWGHMAHHEVSDHIVDKVQQRVLNGMGLIVLHSGHFSKIFRRMMGTSCDLKWRDDDYERIWVVSPGHPIVEGVDQYFELPEEMYGEPFDIPQPDELVLISWFRGGEVFRSGCCYTRGAGRIFYFRPGHETLPTYHNENVQKIISNAVRWAAPRFTPVRVFGNTQPVEKRA; this is translated from the coding sequence ATGTCTGACCCTATTAGAGTCACAGTATGGAACGAATTTAGACACGAGAAGACTCACCCAAGAGTAAAGGAAATTTATCCAGATGGCATACATAACGTAATAGCTGGCTTCCTGAAACAACAAGGTTTTGAAGTCCGGACAGCTACGCTGGATGAGCCAGATCACGGCCTTGATGACAGCAAGCTAGATTCAACCGACGTATTGATATGGTGGGGCCATATGGCACACCATGAAGTATCTGATCATATCGTTGATAAAGTCCAGCAAAGAGTACTAAATGGCATGGGACTTATAGTCCTCCATTCAGGTCATTTTTCTAAGATCTTCAGACGAATGATGGGCACCAGTTGTGATCTAAAGTGGCGCGACGACGATTACGAAAGAATCTGGGTCGTTTCACCAGGTCACCCCATTGTAGAAGGGGTAGATCAGTACTTTGAACTTCCAGAGGAGATGTATGGCGAACCATTCGATATACCTCAACCTGATGAGTTGGTGCTGATTAGCTGGTTTAGAGGGGGAGAGGTCTTTAGAAGCGGTTGCTGCTATACGAGAGGAGCTGGAAGGATCTTCTACTTCAGGCCTGGGCATGAGACCCTGCCCACATATCATAACGAGAACGTACAAAAGATAATCTCGAACGCAGTAAGGTGGGCTGCGCCTAGATTCACTCCTGTCAGAGTGTTCGGGAATACCCAACCGGTGGAAAAAAGAGCTTAG
- the aroB gene encoding 3-dehydroquinate synthase codes for MLRASVKTLSGMHPVIVGNEILSCLPEILREYDVGKRIFVITDKNIADLYEGTIAKILTSAGIETHTCVIPSGEEYKNLEQVSYLWDWLAENRAERKDTILALGGGVIGDLAGWVAATYLRGMHLVQVPTTLLAQVDASIGGKTGINHPRAKNLIGSFYPPKLTFIDVSLLISLPERELRSGWAEVIKYAMIYDYSLYNYIANHLDDLKSKDIPKMLPVISRCAEIKLDIVTKDPKESGLRAILNYGHTLGHAIEAATGYSKYLHGEAVAIGMQAAGLIAKEMGLLDEESLQLQNELIAEFGLPRYAEGIEAASVREAIKLDKKIEGGKSRWILLRAIGKAEIRSDVPLDIVELAMREYIR; via the coding sequence ATGCTTAGAGCTAGCGTCAAGACATTATCAGGCATGCATCCTGTAATCGTTGGTAACGAAATATTGTCATGCCTTCCAGAAATACTAAGAGAATATGATGTCGGCAAAAGGATATTTGTAATAACTGATAAGAATATCGCCGACCTGTACGAAGGTACTATAGCAAAAATCCTAACTAGTGCTGGTATAGAAACACACACCTGCGTAATTCCATCTGGGGAAGAATACAAGAATCTCGAACAGGTTAGCTATCTATGGGATTGGCTAGCTGAAAATCGAGCTGAGAGAAAGGACACTATATTAGCACTTGGGGGTGGCGTTATAGGAGATCTAGCGGGCTGGGTAGCGGCTACATACCTCAGGGGTATGCATCTAGTTCAGGTACCTACCACTCTGTTAGCACAGGTGGACGCCAGCATAGGAGGGAAAACCGGCATAAATCACCCAAGAGCAAAGAACCTTATAGGTTCTTTCTACCCGCCCAAACTTACCTTCATAGATGTATCTCTTCTTATAAGCCTGCCTGAAAGGGAGCTTAGAAGCGGATGGGCAGAGGTCATCAAATATGCTATGATCTACGATTATTCTCTTTACAATTATATTGCAAATCATCTAGACGACTTGAAATCAAAAGACATACCAAAGATGCTGCCTGTGATTTCGCGGTGTGCGGAAATAAAGCTGGATATAGTGACGAAGGATCCTAAAGAGTCAGGGCTAAGGGCCATACTCAACTATGGACACACATTGGGTCATGCTATAGAAGCTGCTACTGGCTACAGCAAATATCTTCATGGGGAAGCTGTGGCAATAGGGATGCAGGCAGCCGGGCTAATAGCCAAAGAGATGGGTTTGCTTGATGAGGAATCATTACAACTCCAGAATGAACTGATAGCTGAGTTCGGGCTTCCTAGATACGCCGAAGGTATTGAAGCTGCTAGCGTCAGAGAAGCTATAAAACTTGATAAGAAGATCGAGGGTGGCAAGAGTAGATGGATACTACTGAGAGCTATAGGTAAGGCTGAGATAAGATCTGACGTCCCACTAGACATAGTGGAATTGGCTATGCGGGAGTACATACGGTGA
- a CDS encoding chorismate mutase has protein sequence MGKAGSEIEQLRQEIDEIDKALVELLNKRASLSLRIGELKRNDSQSAVYVPDREIVVYSNIISANRGPLSDSALKSIYDVIIEESRRLQMSLYHRKR, from the coding sequence ATGGGAAAAGCAGGAAGCGAAATTGAACAGCTTAGGCAGGAGATAGATGAAATAGACAAAGCACTTGTCGAACTCCTAAACAAGCGCGCTAGTTTATCCCTGCGTATAGGAGAGCTCAAACGTAACGATTCGCAAAGTGCAGTATACGTCCCAGACAGGGAAATAGTGGTATACTCCAACATCATTAGTGCTAATCGCGGTCCTCTGAGCGACTCAGCACTGAAATCTATCTACGATGTTATCATCGAGGAATCCAGAAGACTTCAGATGAGCCTTTATCACAGGAAACGATGA
- a CDS encoding isochorismate synthase — protein sequence MSIDVADLKHLSLKISRTVSDVESPSILFYELPHLSLDMLITLFAELSADNQCQCYLWSDDRGFSMLGFGVARSIEYEDFAAPAIVREDIQNLLSCFDIGDSSSPILGLYSSFDRADDPQAFWAREVCLTVFLPTVCLYTRDDNSYLQVAISRKEELVQISKVLDLLTAVHPEKSSSDAAENVQVLGYRTDLDISTWSAAINTIKRHIRSGEVEKVVLSRKAFLALDQQLNLGDFLRNLHSDYPNLYLYALSKDGFCFVGSSPEMLAEVYDGKLATMALAGSVPLEVSKDSVAQKGLALKRLLGSSKDMHEHNLVVQSIVEALKEVATHIGVEDLTVTNLPNILHLQTPIKAYLQPGRDLLDALTYIHPTAAVAGYPRYPSIDLISALEPQPRGLYSGTMGWIDAEGNGSLSVSLRCAAVRDKLVVVFAGCGMVSDSDPQAEYLESEAKMRPIFSSLPFGVYGIK from the coding sequence GTGTCTATAGATGTTGCTGATCTTAAGCATCTGAGTTTGAAGATATCTCGTACGGTATCAGATGTTGAATCACCCTCTATACTGTTCTATGAACTCCCACACCTGTCTCTAGACATGCTCATTACCCTATTTGCTGAGCTATCTGCCGACAACCAGTGTCAGTGTTATCTGTGGTCTGATGATAGAGGATTTTCCATGCTCGGGTTTGGGGTTGCGAGGTCTATAGAATATGAAGATTTCGCGGCTCCAGCCATTGTTCGAGAAGATATTCAAAACCTTCTGTCTTGTTTTGATATAGGAGATAGCTCTTCTCCCATCTTAGGACTGTACTCGAGCTTTGATCGCGCTGATGATCCACAAGCCTTCTGGGCCAGAGAAGTTTGTCTAACTGTGTTTTTGCCGACGGTATGCTTATACACTCGAGATGACAATTCCTACTTGCAAGTTGCCATATCGAGGAAAGAAGAATTGGTTCAGATATCTAAGGTATTAGACTTGCTAACAGCAGTTCATCCCGAGAAGTCTTCTAGTGATGCAGCTGAGAATGTTCAGGTATTAGGCTATAGAACTGATCTAGATATCAGTACGTGGAGCGCTGCCATAAACACCATAAAGAGGCATATAAGATCTGGAGAAGTAGAGAAGGTAGTCCTTTCCCGAAAGGCTTTCTTAGCTCTTGACCAACAGCTGAATCTAGGTGATTTCCTGAGGAACTTGCATTCTGACTATCCTAACCTTTATCTCTACGCTCTTAGTAAGGATGGTTTCTGCTTTGTAGGGTCATCGCCGGAGATGCTTGCGGAAGTTTACGATGGGAAGCTAGCTACTATGGCCCTTGCCGGATCAGTACCATTAGAGGTCTCAAAAGATTCAGTTGCTCAGAAGGGCTTAGCCTTAAAGAGGCTACTTGGTAGCAGCAAGGATATGCATGAGCACAATCTCGTAGTGCAGAGTATAGTTGAAGCTTTAAAGGAAGTAGCAACTCATATAGGTGTGGAAGATCTGACAGTTACAAATTTACCTAATATCTTGCACTTGCAAACTCCTATCAAGGCATATCTCCAGCCAGGACGTGATTTGCTAGATGCTTTGACATATATTCATCCAACCGCGGCTGTGGCCGGTTATCCTAGATATCCTTCTATAGATCTTATTTCTGCCTTAGAGCCTCAACCACGGGGGCTCTATAGCGGTACCATGGGGTGGATTGATGCTGAAGGTAACGGTTCATTGTCTGTATCACTCAGATGTGCTGCAGTAAGAGATAAGCTGGTTGTTGTGTTTGCTGGTTGTGGAATGGTCTCTGATTCTGATCCCCAGGCAGAGTATCTGGAGTCCGAGGCTAAGATGCGACCTATCTTTTCCTCCCTGCCGTTCGGGGTATATGGCATCAAGTAG